agcgtgtgcatcatttgactcttgaggagtcacacaatgatgatcatgctaagttaaagaaagatcttgatcatgctcttgtcatgtcttgtgtgctaacctccgagaaggctaaacttggggttgatcatgctagactcaaagaggagtttgagttgcttgacaaggcccacaaggtcttgaagggtactcatgctaatctcaaagagtctcatgctcaactccaagttaagctaatcaaggaaaaggccacttttcctcatatggtattaattgataatgcatgtgctactaacccgtgttgtgagcatgagcatcttgtggaggagaatgccaagttgaaggatcaacttgagaaaggccttgtgacttgcattcaaggtgagaagaacctcaacgaccttttgagcaatcaaaaggaagttgtggctaaagaaggaattgggttcgcacccaagtccaagagcaagaagaagaagaataacaagaccaaacgtcctcctcctctcaaaCAAACGTTTGTGAAAGAAGGAGAGggtgcccctaagaagaagaaggagaaagtgaAGGGAGTTGTTgtccaaaagggcaaaagcatttcctcaaccaaagccggtgactttaacccatcatatgtgttgtgccgcgctagtgatggacatgtttatgctaaatttgttggttcttcttatgagtacattgaatggtctatttgggttcccaagacccttgttactaacatcaaaggacccattactaaatgggtacctaaatccaagcattgatctcgtgtaggtgttcgcttccggtgggggatcatggttgctcgatagtggagcaacaaatcatatgaccggaagcaaggacttggtggtggacgtgcaagagattccatctatgcccaccaatgtcgagtggggtgatgcgtCATATTCTAAGGAATTGGGTCTCGGCAAGgtagtcatttctcatgatctaacaatcgagaaagtcatgcttgttgagtccctttcattcaatctactttccgttcgtcaacttgcactcatgggctttgctacgttctttgatattgataccgtggccctcttgtggagcaagactcttaaagtagcctttgttgggcatgtcgagaacagtctctatgtgattaacttctcggagcgacccactaagaccgcgacatgcgtaatggctaaagttgacgtgggatggctttggcatcgccgtttagcccacgtcaatatgagatctttgcaaagtcttctcaagggggaccatgttcgtggactaacaaatgttagttttgccaaagatcgtgcttgcagtgcttgtatcgaaggaaagcttcatgaaaaggctcaccctcctacaaccatcatctactcgaagagacccttggagctccttcacatggatctcttcgggcctccatcttttgatagtcttggaggaagaaagtattgcttggtgattgtggatgattattcaaggtacacttgggtatacttcttcaagaggaagagtgagactcaacaaaccgtcatcaactttgcaaatgaagctcaacgtcaacatgatgcaaagatcttgacaataagaagtgacaatggcaccgagttcaagaactacaccttggatgagtttcttagtgatgaggggatcaagcatcaatatgcggcCCCCTATAcctctcaacaaaatggtgttgcggaaaggaagaaccggacgttgatggatgcggcaaggaccatgatggtggaattcaagtctccgtacaacttttgggccgaagccatcaacaccgcatgtcatgcatccaatcggctctatcttcgcataggcttgaacaagactccttatgagattctcaccggcaacaagcccaacctcaagtacttccgggtgttcggttgtaagtgtttcattctcaagaaaggtgttcgtttgtctaaatttgaggctagagctcatgagggcatatttgttggttatgctacaaactctcatgcttaccgtgtcctcaacaagtccaccagactcattgaggagacgtgtaacgtggagtttgacgaaaataacggctcccaagtggagcaaagtggtacttgtgatgtaggtgatgaaattcctccccaagccataagaagaatgggtattggtcaaatcctacccattgaggaaccccttgtggccgaaggagaaggacaatgctctactcaagtagagccatcacctcatcaagacccacacgcttccgaagaacaatgtgaaggccctcaacctcgtgaacaagaccaagggcaagatctacctcaagacggtggtgaacctctaaatgatgcccaaggtcaagttctccccctcgagcgagttcaagatcaagagcaacctcaagatcaagaacaagttcaagacggcgctcaagatgatcaagtcaaccctcctccttccacatccgaggaggaattagagcgtcgtgccgcgaagattgcttccaagctcaccaaccaaggccatctcatggaaaatgtggttggaagcctaagaaagggggtaagcactcgtagacaattggcaaactattgtgaacatcacgcgtttgtctcttgtgttgaaccccaaaaggtctatgaggcgctcgaagactcggattggctcaatgccatgcatgaagaactcaacaactttgagtacaacaaggtgtggagattggtgccaagaccgtccgggaaccacaacgtcattggaaccaagtggatcttcaagaacaagcaagatgcccatgggaacatcattcgcaacaaggcaagattggtagcacaaggctactcccaagtcgagggtatcgactacggtgaaacctttgctcccgttgctcgtcttgaatccattcgtttgttgattgcttatgcttcccatcacaactttaagttgcaacaaatggatgtgaaaagtgcttttcttaatggtcctattaatgagttggtctatgtcaagcaaccccccgagttcgaggatccctactttccgtatcatgtgtatcaactcgataaggcactctatggccttaaacaagccccacgtgcgtggtatgaccaccttactgagttgttacaagatcgtggatctGAGgtggggctaatcgaccccactctttttactaagaaggtcaacggggagttgtttgtatgccaactatatgttgatgatattatctttggttcccctaacaaagctttcaatgaagaatttgccgctctcatgacctccaagtttaagatgtcttcgatgggagagttgaagttcttccttggtttcgacatcaaacaaagaagagaaggaaccttcatcaatcaagccaaatacactcaagacatgcttaaaagattcaagctaagtgatgtcaagccggcttctacaccaatgcctaccaagtgccaacttgacatcgatcccaatggtaaagcggtggatcaaaaggtatatcgctccatgattggctccttgctttacctttgtgcacctagaccggatatcatgttgagtgtggggatgtgtgcacgttttcaagccgcaccaaaggaaagtcactatgtggcggtcaagcgaatctttcgatatttggctcataccccaaactttggcttatggtacccaagaggagcaaacttcaagcttgaaggtttcacggattccgattgggcgggagacaaagtggataggaagtccacttccggagggttccaatttcttggttgctctttggtaagttggtccttccaagaagcaaagttgtgtgtctctctcgtccaccaaagcggagtatgtggcggccggtagttgttgtgcacaactcctatggatgaggcaaactttaaaggagtacggtgtcatttgtgacaaagtgcctctttggtgtgataatgagagtgccatcaagatttctctcaacccggtgcaacacttcaagacgaagcacattgagattcggtatcacttcatccgggatcacattaggcgaggggagatcgagctcaagtatgtcaacactcatgataaccttgcaaatattttcacgaagcccttggatgaagcaagatttcgcgagttaaggcatgagctaaatatcattgatttgagcaatgtgacttgaaaccGTGCACCCCCCatcacactcaacttgttgtctagtttaggtgtaggcatggacatagggggagtgttgttctctcaatgaactctccctccccccattatgcataaatagatcacctctttcacattagccatttttgatggtacctgtgcttcaaagacgagttttggtcatgggcccaaggataattcttcgaggtgccataccatccaactcaaacataggtggcttcggccaccgccctctctcctcgAGAGGCTTTGTCGCTTGGGAATTTTTCTTCTGTACCTCTGTTCTGTGCATGTTCTTGTGGTTTCGTGTGTGTGTCTAGTTTCCGTGCAACGGCGTTTTTATTTTTGTTTGAAACCTGCGgtgtcttgagctcacggtactaccgcggtcggccacggtactaccgcggcctgtcacggtactaccgcagataggagcacggtactaccgcctcggcgcggtacttccgcccgagcggtactaccgcgatgatctgcggtactaccgcgctgagtCGAGCGCGTGGGaataaggacgggcagggggagttctaactccccatacccattcgtgtCCTCTCTCACCACGTCGTCTCTTCCTCTCCTGCGCTCAAGAAGGGaaccggcgttcgtcgccggatctccctcaccggctgccctcccgtgattccgttcggtgggatcgttccccaccacgtgctcttgctatggaccaaggtttttccccaaatccctctccgTTTGGTTGTATTTGGTGCTTTTAGGTTTtgggggagacttgtgtgttcttgagattcctagactaaatctttgcaagagtaggatgaaggagtgtggtattgcataggatttacacttgtattgttgtcttgcgctagatctgatcaccgtagcaccgccatggtttcgcggttcttttcagattcaaaACATGTTAGATCtgacgcgacgcggtactaccgcccgtagggcgcggtactaccgctcgcgcggtactaccgtccctagggagcggtactaccacgccctGTGCGGTACTAAGGGTCTACTACCGCTCCGGCCACGATACTACCGTGACCACGCACGGTACTACCACGTCTGGAGCTGTACTAATCTTTTAGTACCGCAGACAATGGCCGATCTACCGTGGCTCACATctatcgcatgccaactttctcgtATACCTTCTATGGGTTTCATGTGTTGTTCTATGGCCTTTGCATTGATCTTTTTCGCCTTTTGTTTTGGTGCTTTACGTGTGTGTcccaggtggtggctctcgccggtccaATCCCATTCGTGACACTGgatccaagcgtctgcgcaacccaggaGAAGTTCCCGAAGGATCATCTGCATCCAAGTGCAATGTCAAGACCacagctagcaagcacaaggagcccgccaGGGGTATGGATGAGATAGCCCCTACTGAGtatgtccgtctcaggcagcttcacccttatGTGACCCCTCGCTCCACCGTCAGAGGATGTGAGCTGTTCTGGAACAAGACCCAAACCCAAATCTatttggatgtcatcaagaacaagcagaatacctatgtggaggtgaagtggattgatatgcaccacatgaggaaggacaagttccgggactactttggagaggctctggacttggtggagcagtttggaaTTGAGCATGTAATCTCGTTCCACCTGGACTATGACCCTGAgatcatctgtcagttctttgcctccgtGTTCTTTCACTCCAATGATGAAagaaggatgacctggatgaccaatggccgccaactgtctgctacctggaaggagttcatggatttgcttcaggtttctgatgatgggcttgacaCTCCAGTGGGTGTTCGCCCTCATGGCAATGCTGACTCTGCCAACAAGGACAAGCTCACCCCGTTCATGGTTGAGAAGACGCTCGCTAATGGCAAGACAACTTTGGTACTCAacccctttctggatatcatgtaccgcatcttccgcaactccttgttcccacgcatcggtgacaaagacaaggttcatgcctatatggtggacatgatgctTATTTGCCAGGAGGCTCGCtcgtctcagactcagccacttgatgtctcgcacatcatgtggtgtgagcttcggtttgctgtgttcaaccgcaaggtgcctatttaTGGGCCATACCTGTTTCTGCTAATTtcaaagacttgggagaagatgtaccctgaGGAGGAGTTCCgggctccagactggattcgccatcaGCCCATTTGTCTGCGGATCAaatccaactgggccaacaccgcTACCCGTGCcgaggcgtctgctgctagggctgctgttgatgaggatgATGCTGGTGCCGAGGATGTTGCCGAGGGCCGTACTGCTAGGCCCTCTCAGAGTGTCTCtaggccatcatgggccaagaagtTGAAGGATAAGATGAAGTCTCttttctgcatgcaggccaaggggcagtacagggctcacgtggagtccaaggagagtcgtcgccggcaCAACAAGGTCTTACAGCTCTATGGCGAGGAattgtctggcgggtctgaggagcacatcactcctgagaccgagtggatggagaagcaaggatacaggtggactgattctgaggaggaggtcgaggagtcCATTCCAGCTGCAGAGGCGTCTGACGAAGAGGCTTGGGACGattctctgcttgagccacctcttgtgtgtgtaggtgtcctctctgcctttttggcgtctcgatgtcaaagggggggagagtgtagggatttgcgagttgtGAGTCGtgtgtgtcgtgtgtttgctgctttctcagTTGAACTCTTTGCTGCTGTTTCTCTCGTTTGAACCTTGGTTATCTttcttcatatggtgtaagacatatgcactctatctatcctagcaagcttgtgttatattgtgctatctTCATGCTATGATATGCTTATTATCATgtcttggtctctaaaatatagggggagtgttgatcctagtctgtgtgccatgcagtccaaagcattcatctaaagtgcacacatctagggggagcccgtctatattttacagAGGTGGGGTTTGCCCCTGCTCTAAATTATCTTATATTTGTGCAAATcccatgttgtcatcaatccaccaaaaagggggagattgtaagggcatatttatccctaagtgttttggtgattgatgacaatccttttgggactaatcgtgtgccttgagtccctCAGATACTTCATcattaggcacaagacgattcggtgcccctcggagactattgaagccggcgttgttctacgtttctctttggtggagttgagtcgtaggagagccgtactattaagagggggtccgcatcggaaaggtagggtggaatcacacgtacacttgtccctcctttccttgcactttggagctacccGTCGTTATCTTGGTTGTGCGAAAACTGACGATTACTGCTGTacttgtggtagtaccgcaggtacaagcggtagtaccgcgacaccttggccttgtgccgctccggtgcggtagtaggggcggatgtaattttttacatccgcccccccccccacggtagtaccgctcgtccagcgcggtagtaccgcgggggcccatggtagtaccgctctctaggagtcgtagtaccgtggcccttcaACCTAGTACCGCtgtgtcgcggtagtaggcgcggatgtaattttttacatccgcgccggccacggtagtaccgtgcctcgcttgcggtagtaccgcgtcgggtttttgcaccaccccagtttcagcggaagtaggcatggatgtaatttatttcatccgcgcccttcccaggccgtgactctcatgccttgcggtagtaccgcaagggggagcggtagtaccgcgccagcggtagtactgtCCCTTATACAGGCTAGTTCCGGCCTGTGCTGCTGCCGCGGTAGTACCATGgtcgctcacggtagtaccgcgcagcctcgcggtagtaccgcttccttggagcggtagtaccgtgagtcacgggctgaacatgtggataacggttggattttttccacgactatataaggggtgtcttctacctctagttgactacctcttccatctctaagctccattattgctccaagctccattttcgcccgatctctctccctagccaatcaaacttgttgattttctcgggattgggtgacaagggcttgatctacacttccaccaaaggatatttgattccccccactcatcccttgcggatgttgttactcttgggtgttgagcaccctagacggttgaggtcacctcaaagccatactccattgtggtgaagcttcgtggtgttgttgttgttgggagcctccgattgttgtggagattgccccaaccttgcttgtaaaggttcggtcgccgccttcaagggcaccaatagtggaatcacgacatctcgcattgtgtgagggcgtgaggagaatacggtggccctagtggcttcttggggagcattgtgcctccacaccgctctaacggagacgtacttccctttaaaaggaaggaactccggtaacacatcctcgtctccaccggctccactcttggttatttcgtgcctttactcttGCAAGCTTACTTGTTGTTTCATCCCTTGCTTGCCTGTGTACTAGTTGTTATTgcgtcatataggttgctcacctagttgcacatctagacaacctattttgttgcaaagtttaatttggtaaagaaaaggttaaaaataGTTagtggagtttgtcacttttattacatccatgcaacatagacgctaataggtaaagatacgTCCTAATCTCAcccaagtatgtgtagattggattcgttttcccatgctctgcttcggatccaacgcaaaatttcggcagcacctccccgctattcttctgatacacgtctcggcaataagcagagaggatgtgtacccggagaacaacagggaggcactgacgaaattctgcatcaaattcggagcaaagcatatgggaaaagaacccaatctacacatactgaGGTTGTCCAtagataacgttggacaattcgaaagaatcatgtttataaatatgcaaatgcatgcatatttatagatgtaaccctttcaaacgggagacgcatagtggtcacgcataccgatgattgaagacacctatagctagcaagtttcatcggcacgaagaccggaacaaagcaaatgaaggggggaggaggagatgtcatttgtgctcacccacgaacgcaaGGGCGGAGCTCGtcaaacactagaccctcgcaggaacgaaaaaactgcacatttaaatcgaaagatgagtaacatagcaatattgtttttccggtcaacctaactaaatatttacaacatgacGAGCGGGTTAGGGCATTCCTCagcgtcgatggaaccctaaatagcaagtatcatcggtgcgagatacatgtggcgctcgACGTTGAACACTGGATCCACGCCCTACAAGTGACGCCGGCGCCTGGCGTCCCGCAagaatagttctggtggccgatgacggtcgagcaccttggcgaatttgtctggcagcctttgcgatgaggattaaatccaagttttgaaagttcaaacaaccaaaccgacttgagtcagtttgggtgtttcaagtttcaacacttggcttTTAATCGTCATCGTAGAGGTTGCaagacaaattcgcaatggtgttcgacgaccaccatcgacgccgagaactgttgctgcGGGACGCCGGACGCtagtgtcacttgtgggacgtggatgtagtgttcgacaccgacgaccacatgtatctcgcaccaacgatacttgctatttagtgttccatcgacaccgaggaaccccctaaacCGCCCGTCCCCGGGGGCGTCCTCAAGTATGGGCGACGGCGTCGGGTCCCACTGGCTCCAACATCTATCCCCTCGGCGACCGGCGATCCACGaccggcgaccctcgacccctctgcttcttcttcttcctcttcttcttttacttctttttattCATCTTTCTTGTTTATTCTTAAAAAAAACCCTAAACTAAACTGTAAACTAAATGTaacctaaaataaactaaattaacctaaactaacctaaactaaactaacctaacctaacctaaactaaactaacctaaactaaacaaacataaactaaatctaaaaaaatcagaaaaaaaacaaaacaactCACCACGAGGAGGGGCGGGGCGGGGCAGCGGTGGGGTGGGGCGGGGCAGCCGGGCTGGGCGGCCGCCGaagggggtggcgcggggcggcagcGGCTCAGGCACGGGGGCGGGGCGGGTCAGCCGGCGACGGGGATGGCacggggtggcggcggctcgggcttGGGGCGCCGGGACGGTCGGGCCGGGGCGGGGGCGGCTCGGGCACGGGGGTGGCGGCGCGGGTGTGgtgaggggagggagagagagaggggagagagaggggtaggGCTGGCCGCTTTTTTAGTTTAGGTCACAgctctagcagacggcaaagagcctagctaacggacgttagtttggccactttctttgtcgtccgctagcagatggcaaagaaagtgTCCGCTAGGTGGTTCTCGCTAGTGGGCCAccccccctctttgtcgtccgctagctgatggcaaagttCTATGCCATCGGCTAGCGGACAGCAAAGATCTGGCTGATGGCAAACATTACCTTTGCCGTCAGTTTTCTTTAAGATGAGGGCAAAGACGTTCTTTACCGTcagttggctgacggcaaagagctgactGGTGGGAAAGATCCTGATTTCAGTAGTGTTTGCGCCCTATCTGTCCAAAAACTCGGAATTTTCCCCTCCTGGTTGGTGAGCTAACTGACCAATCAACCTATCAGTGGAATAGAGAAGCGGTGATGGAGCATATGTTACCTCTTGATGCTGATCTTGTTCTGAACATCCCGTTGAGTACAGTTCATCTTAAGGATACTTGGGCGTGACATTATGAAAGATCGGGCTGGTTTCTAGTTCGCTCTGCTTATCAATTGTTGGCTGCAACAAAGGATCAAAGGGAAGCATGGCTCGAGCACCGCCCTAGTTGTTCAGATACTAAGAACTTCGGAAACAGTGGTCACTGTTGTGGGGTGTAAAGGTTCCCTCGAAAGTCGAAATTGAAGTTTTTTGCATGGCGATTAGCTGGAACATCGCTCCCAACGGGTGACGTACGGAAGCATCGAAACATGACTGACTCTGAGGATTGCACTATCTGTCATAGAGCGACTGATACATGGAGGCATGCTCTCCTAGAATGTAATATGGCAAAGTGTATATGGGCGCTGATGGATGAAGGCCTAACATGACTTTCTCGCAACAAACAAGCATGATGATCCGAAGTTCTGTCTGTTTGAACTACTGGAATCAGTCCCGCAGAGGGAGATGATTCAGATTCTTGTGACGCTTTGGGCGATCTGGTGGGCTAGGAGAAAGGCAATTCACGACCAAATATTTCAGAGCCCACTTTCCACCTTCTCCTTCATTCAGAAGATTTTGCAGGAATTGGAGATGGTGGAAGCAGCTCCAAAAGAGTTGGCAATTCCAGCCAGGGGACCAGAGAGAAAATGGATCGCTCCGGTCACTGGCTATGTGAAGATAAATGTTGATGGAGGCCTTTCGCGATCAGGTGAACAGGGTGCAGTCATTGCTGTTTGTAGGGATGCCACGGGCAAGTTCATAGAGTGTCAGCTGTAGTTTTCGACGGATTGGTTGATCCAGAGTCACTGGAGGCCATTGCTTGCAGCGAGGCTCTATCATTGGCTTTTGATCTGAATGTATCAAGCGTCCAAGTGGCAACGGACTGTTTACAAGTtgtccacaatatcaaagaaaagaatcCGTGCAAATATGCTTCAATCATCCATGAGTTTAACGCCAAGAGCAGTCATTTTCAGAGAGTCCATGCAGTAAAGCTACAGGGTGattctcaaaataaaaataaaaaataaaataaaaaatagagCCGACAGCAGAGCCGTATAGGGGAGCAGTGGCCTGTACACGCGGAGCTACCGGGAGCCAGAAGCCGAAAGCAAGTGAGCTGAGcgacgatggtggtggtggtggcgaccTCGAGCCCCGGCGGGCCGGAGGCGCTGCAGGTGCGCGAGGTCGAGGGCCTCCCGGCGCCGGGGGAGGGCGAGGTGCTTATCGGGGTGGCCGCCGCCGGCGTCAATCGCGGCGACACGGTCCAGTGGCAGGGCCGGTACCCGCCACCGGCCGGCGCCTCGCCCTACCCGGGGCTCGAGTGCTCCGGCACCATCGTCGCTCTCGGGGCCGCGCTGGGCCGTCGGTACCAGGTGCCCAGCGTGCCCCCATGGTGAATTTGGTTATGGCTGCTGCTGCTCTGAACCTCATTTTTTTTTGAGTGAATTCCACTTTTTACCTCATATTTATACATTTGTGACACTAATTACCCCTTCGAGTGAAAATTCGTCTAGAATACCCCTTTTGAAATCTTTAGACCCTTGTTTTTTGATGCGTGTCCATCAGGTAAGGTGTGAGGTGACGCCCTGTATCTAAAAACATGTGGACGGCCACAAGAAGTGGAACAGATAGACAAGAGAAGCTTGGACAAGATCGCCAATGATGCCCTTCGATCCTTACAGTTTTTTTTACAAATCAATGACGCAACATGCCGATCCTATCGACCATAAACAGACAAAATGTAAAACTGGGGTAAAACCGTGTTAAAAGTCTCCAAAATCTGACATTTCGATAAAAGTTCCGCTAAATAGGGTAATATGTGTCACAAATGTACAACTACAAGGTAAAAAATGGAATTCACTCTTTTTTTTTTGCATATGCTGTTGCGTTGCAGGTGTGCGCGCTGCTTACCGGCGGCGGGTATGCGGAGAAGGTGGTGGTTCCGGCAGGGCAGCTGCTCCCGGTGACGGAGGGGGCGTCGCTGACTGACAGCCCGAGGTGGCCTCCACCGTCTGGTCCACCATTTTCATGCCAGTCACCTCTCCCTCGGTGAATCCTTCCTTGTAAGAAAATCTCTCTTGCTAATTTGTTCTGCATGTGATGATTGCAAACGGCTAGCAATTCACCGCACTTGCTTCTTCCTTGGACTGGGACTGACTGGCTGTAAATCTCTTACGCTGAGCACCTGAGTTGGAATGTCAGATATCTTTTGTTAGAACAACATGCCTCGACTAACTGAGAAATAGCAAAGTAAATTATGCTTACTCAAATGGAGTGCGAACTACGTTACCACAGTTACTCATATGCAAAATGAGGTGAAACGTCCCGGACTCCTGGCTGTATTTATTCCTGATGATTGGGTATCTCCAATGTATGCAGATCCTTTGGTGGATCTAGTGGAGTCGGTACATTGGCTATACAGAAT
Above is a window of Triticum aestivum cultivar Chinese Spring chromosome 6B, IWGSC CS RefSeq v2.1, whole genome shotgun sequence DNA encoding:
- the LOC123137981 gene encoding quinone oxidoreductase PIG3 — encoded protein: MVVVVATSSPGGPEALQVREVEGLPAPGEGEVLIGVAAAGVNRGDTVQWQGRYPPPAGASPYPGLECSGTIVALGAALGRRYQVCALLTGGGYAEKVVVPAGQLLPVTEGASLTDSPRWPPPSGPPFSCQSPLPR